In one window of Catalinimonas alkaloidigena DNA:
- a CDS encoding glycoside hydrolase family 43 protein — translation MKYLLSVLLFSLSSFGYGQATPDSVYLFSYFKGNGEDGLHLAYSRDGYTFTALNDDQPFLTPTVSDDKLMRDPCIIRGADGNFHMVWTVSWNDRGIGYASSPDLIHWSEQRFLPVMALHPTALNTWAPELYYDQPRKEYLIYWATTIPGRFPETQAAGDEKYNHRMYYVTTKDFQKFSDTKLLYDPGFNVIDATIHRTGKRYVMFLKDETRTPPQKNLKVAYSRKLTRGWGPASAPITGDYWAEGPTAIRLDGKWTVYFDKYRDHRMGAVQSDDLEHWTDISDRVHFSNGTRHGTIFKVSASEFETLQQALPVSAE, via the coding sequence ATGAAATACCTTCTTTCCGTTTTACTTTTTAGCCTCAGTAGTTTTGGGTACGGACAGGCCACGCCCGACAGCGTTTACCTGTTTTCGTATTTTAAAGGCAACGGCGAAGACGGCCTGCACCTGGCCTACAGCCGCGATGGTTACACGTTCACGGCGCTGAACGACGATCAACCTTTCCTCACCCCCACCGTCAGCGACGACAAGCTGATGCGCGACCCCTGCATTATTCGCGGCGCCGACGGCAACTTCCACATGGTCTGGACGGTGAGTTGGAACGACCGGGGCATCGGCTACGCTAGTTCGCCGGACCTGATCCACTGGTCGGAGCAGCGGTTTCTGCCCGTGATGGCCCTGCACCCCACGGCCCTGAATACCTGGGCGCCCGAGCTTTATTACGACCAGCCACGCAAAGAATACCTGATTTACTGGGCCACGACCATTCCCGGACGCTTTCCGGAAACGCAGGCCGCGGGCGACGAGAAATACAACCACCGGATGTATTACGTCACCACAAAAGACTTCCAGAAGTTCAGCGACACAAAACTGCTGTACGATCCGGGTTTCAACGTGATCGACGCGACCATTCACCGGACGGGCAAGCGGTACGTCATGTTCCTGAAAGACGAAACGCGCACGCCACCGCAGAAGAACCTGAAAGTGGCCTACAGCCGAAAACTTACCCGAGGCTGGGGACCGGCCAGCGCCCCCATCACCGGCGACTACTGGGCCGAGGGCCCGACGGCCATCCGGCTCGACGGCAAATGGACGGTCTATTTTGACAAATACCGCGATCACCGCATGGGGGCCGTGCAGTCGGACGATCTGGAACACTGGACCGATATTTCCGACCGGGTGCATTTTTCTAACGGGACGCGCCACGGCACCATCTTTAAAGTCTCCGCCAGCGAATTTGAAACCCTTCAGCAGGCCCTGCCTGTTTCTGCCGAGTAA
- a CDS encoding pyridoxamine 5'-phosphate oxidase family protein, translated as MEQFTPSARSKVKRIPKRGAYDAATVYSILDAGCIAHVGFAVDQQPFVIPTIYGRENDTLYLHGATTSRMLQQLQRGLPICVTVTHVDGLVLARSAFHHSMNYRSVVVFGTATLVPDDEKMHALAVVSEQILKGRWEEVRLPNAKELKATSVVRVQIEEASAKIRTGDPGDEPEDYALPIWAGVVPMHTTFGPVQPDPAMETPLPTPASVAALYPKQGPSSGASAEDPSRDQA; from the coding sequence ATGGAACAATTTACCCCCTCTGCGCGCAGCAAAGTCAAGCGCATTCCGAAACGCGGTGCGTACGATGCCGCCACGGTCTACAGTATTTTGGATGCCGGATGCATCGCCCACGTGGGCTTTGCCGTTGACCAGCAGCCGTTTGTTATTCCCACGATTTACGGCCGGGAAAACGACACGCTCTATCTACACGGGGCGACCACCAGCCGAATGCTGCAGCAGTTGCAACGGGGGCTCCCGATCTGCGTGACGGTCACCCACGTGGATGGCCTGGTGCTGGCGCGGTCGGCGTTTCACCACAGCATGAACTACCGCTCGGTGGTGGTGTTCGGTACGGCAACGCTGGTGCCCGACGACGAAAAGATGCACGCGTTGGCGGTGGTGTCCGAACAGATTCTGAAAGGCCGTTGGGAAGAAGTACGGCTGCCCAATGCGAAGGAACTGAAGGCAACATCGGTGGTGCGGGTGCAAATCGAAGAAGCATCGGCCAAGATTCGGACAGGCGACCCCGGCGACGAACCCGAAGATTATGCGCTGCCGATCTGGGCGGGCGTGGTGCCGATGCACACGACCTTCGGTCCGGTCCAGCCCGATCCGGCGATGGAAACGCCCCTGCCGACACCGGCCAGTGTAGCGGCGCTGTATCCGAAGCAAGGCCCTTCTTCCGGCGCCTCAGCCGAAGATCCCTCTCGTGATCAGGCATAA
- the eno gene encoding phosphopyruvate hydratase, whose protein sequence is MSLIERIIARQIFDSRGNPTVEVDVRTTNGFLGRAAVPSGASTGKHEAVELRDDDKSQYMGKSVLKAVENVNTIIADELEGYTVFEQGLIDKVMLELDGTDNKAKLGANAILGVSLAVAKAAAAELQQPLYRYIGGVSASTLPVPMMNILNGGSHADNSIDFQEFMVMPTGATSFTHAMKMGSEIFHHLKSVLKKGGYSTNVGDEGGFAPNLKSNEDAIKVVLEAIEKAGYRPGEDVFIAMDAASSEFFEDGKYHFKKSTGDKLTPSEMANYWKEWVDKYPIISIEDGMEEDDWAGWSELTKLVGSKIQLVGDDLFVTNVKRLQQGIDQGIANSILVKVNQIGSLTETIAAVNLANRNKYKAVMSHRSGETEDATIADLAVALNTGQIKTGSASRSDRMAKYNQLLRIEEELGELAYYPGKKF, encoded by the coding sequence ATGAGCCTGATCGAACGCATCATCGCCCGCCAAATTTTCGATTCCCGTGGCAACCCTACGGTCGAAGTAGATGTCCGCACCACCAACGGTTTTCTGGGCCGCGCCGCCGTCCCGTCCGGCGCCTCGACCGGGAAACACGAAGCCGTCGAACTGCGCGACGACGACAAAAGCCAGTACATGGGCAAGAGCGTGCTGAAAGCCGTTGAAAACGTCAATACGATCATCGCCGACGAGCTGGAAGGCTACACGGTATTCGAACAGGGGCTGATCGACAAGGTCATGCTGGAACTGGACGGCACCGACAACAAAGCCAAACTGGGTGCCAACGCCATTCTGGGCGTTTCGCTGGCCGTGGCGAAAGCCGCCGCCGCCGAACTGCAACAGCCGCTCTACCGCTACATCGGTGGGGTGAGTGCGAGCACGCTGCCGGTTCCGATGATGAACATCCTGAACGGTGGCAGCCACGCCGACAACTCCATCGACTTCCAGGAGTTTATGGTGATGCCGACGGGCGCTACGTCGTTCACACACGCCATGAAAATGGGTTCGGAGATTTTCCACCACCTGAAAAGCGTTCTGAAAAAGGGCGGTTACTCGACCAACGTCGGGGACGAAGGGGGGTTTGCACCGAACCTGAAATCGAACGAAGACGCCATCAAGGTCGTGCTGGAAGCGATTGAAAAGGCAGGGTACCGTCCCGGCGAAGACGTGTTCATCGCGATGGATGCGGCCTCGTCCGAGTTCTTCGAAGATGGCAAGTACCACTTCAAAAAATCGACTGGCGACAAACTGACGCCTTCCGAAATGGCGAACTACTGGAAAGAGTGGGTGGACAAATACCCGATCATTTCCATCGAAGACGGCATGGAAGAAGACGACTGGGCGGGCTGGAGCGAGCTGACTAAGCTGGTCGGCAGCAAAATCCAACTGGTGGGCGACGACCTGTTCGTCACCAACGTGAAGCGCCTGCAACAGGGCATCGACCAGGGCATTGCCAACTCGATTCTGGTGAAAGTGAACCAGATCGGTTCGCTGACCGAAACCATCGCGGCCGTCAACCTGGCGAATCGCAATAAATACAAAGCGGTAATGTCGCACCGTTCGGGCGAAACCGAAGACGCGACCATCGCCGACCTGGCCGTGGCCCTGAACACCGGCCAGATCAAAACCGGCTCGGCGTCGCGTTCGGACCGCATGGCCAAGTACAACCAATTGCTCCGCATTGAAGAAGAACTGGGCGAACTGGCGTACTATCCCGGCAAAAAATTCTAA